A region from the Hydra vulgaris chromosome 08, alternate assembly HydraT2T_AEP genome encodes:
- the LOC100212575 gene encoding slit homolog 1 protein isoform X4: MLKSILMVINCIFFYELKFTQSCTMSKSSGLRMLKCSKMNLREFPKDIDNATEFLRLEKNFIEDIPKDFSNILPNLVKIDIAYNHIKTLEANVFSNFKKLNTIQLQDNKITTINNDIFKGLESTTMKLRLTNNSITTIHPNAFSRLYADTDLFLNINNISSLHPETFVDVRWMIHLDLDDNHLNTLPETLFQNQEKLLYLSLRKNSISSLSENTFIGLDSLENIDLSHNKLTSLPSQLFFKNNKLQIINLESNLLTRIPIKLPFSIIEVKLKDNPIVCDCELKAMLLNYQQPSILKDFDNIPCQNHANLTTKQVLQELFCETTTTTSKPILSSVSTLKITSSTGWRTMLAIILSAVVLLVMVVLFIFLYRKCILKTGHQFYNVVQTSTMPRRKGSKKSQNQQGVSKSLDLDEIEQQKNEGWDGTSVAIYRKFEGVI; the protein is encoded by the exons atgttaaaatcTATACTTATGGTTATCAATTGCATATTCTTCTATGAGTTAAAGTTTACTCAATCATGTACTATGTCCAAAAGTTCTGGTTTGCGAATGCTAAAATGTTCGAAAATGAATCTTAGAGAATTTCCAAAAGATATCGACAATGCAACTGAATTTTT acGTCTGGAGAAAAATTTTATCGAAGATATACCAAAAGACTTTTCCAACATACTGCCTAATCTAGTCAAGAT TGATATTgcatataatcatataaaaactttggaagcaaatgttttttcaaatttcaaaaaacttaacacAAT CCAACTTCAAGACAATAAAATTACTACTATAaacaatgatatttttaaaggattggAGTCAACAACAATGAAGTT gcGATTAACAAACAATAGTATTACAACAATTCATCCAAATGCATTTTCTAGACTTTACGCTGATACAGATTT atttttaaacattaacaaTATATCTTCATTGCATCCAGAGACATTTGTTGATGTTCGATGGATGATACATTT agacTTGGATGATAATCATTTGAATACATTGCCAGAAACTTTGTTTCAAAACCAAGAGAAGTTGTTATATTT AAGTCTTCGTAAAAACTCAATTTCATCATTAAGCGAAAATACATTTATTGGTTTGGATTCATTGGAGAATAT agaTTTGTCACACAACAAGTTGACTTCATTACCATCTCAGTTGTTTTTCAAGAACAATAAACTACAGATAAT taatttagAATCAAACTTGTTAACTCGAATACCAATCAAATTACCATTCAGCATCATTGAAGt GAAGCTAAAAGACAATCCTATTGTTTGTGACTGTGAACTAAAAGCAATGCTTTTAAACTATCAACAACCTTCAATACTAAAAGACTTTGATAATATACCTTGTCAAAACCATGCAAATCTAACTACTAAGCAAGTTCTTCAAGAATTATTTTGtg aaacaacaacaacaacatcaaaacCTATATTGAGTAGTGtatcaactttgaaaataaCGAGTTCAACAg GTTGGCGTACAATGCTAGCCATTATACTCAGTGCAGTTGTATTGCTTGTTATGGTTGTTTTGTTTATCTTTCTTTATcgaaaatgcattttaaaaactggCCATCAATTTTATAACGTCGTTCa AACTTCAACAATGCCTCGTAGAAAAGGTTCAAAAAAAAGTCAGAATCAACAGGGCGTCTCTAAATCATTAGACCTAGACGAGatagaacaacaaaaaaatgaaggCTGGGACGGAACAAGTGTTGCAATTTACAGGAAATTTGAGGGAGTCATATAA
- the LOC136082987 gene encoding uncharacterized protein LOC136082987 — protein MKISDVHNRIRHDQLNPSDKSFSLSVEAILVSMNLGSTGCAAFLKVYQKKWKDANRGNIKFESKNKNWLSQDFKSTYSNNISKPDNSSQLHKIGGRPSCSFKVASDKTKRRRLNDIINNFSSDELLHSARLKLRNEYNYEAAKQVAEISEPSSQFKKYTAYEGLALIIDGGMSKSTYQLMRNGAEERDCHIYPLYNNIRLSKAKCYPENIFVDDYSAHVPLQELFKHTVKRLCEVQAPVISTMLDGLTRLTLRCKAGFDGATGQSMYKQISSEEAGDRNLKKEESLFITCLAPLELSGFCNNKKVLLWRNEKPSSTAYCRPIRFSFQNESKAVVIEEAKYLESEIKKCGVFNFTFNGKELVVKSIIELTMIDGKIQTILSHVTDSTQCCSVCGVSPKNMNNLEMVLKLDNSNNLELKYGLSSLHAWIRFFEMVLHIGYKLETQKWQSRAIEDKENVMQVKKRIQTEFMNQMGLVVDFPKSGGSGTSNDGNTARRAFANYQSTAKILKVDETLLLYFYIILVTLSSGFEIDTVKFKEFCITALKLYISKYSWYYMAQSVHKILVHGHAIIARQYLPIGLMSEEAQEACNKDFKKFRKDFSRKTSRIDTNRDLVNRLLVSSDPVITSLRKCHKKNGKSLKNTPVKFWLC, from the exons ATGAAGATAAGTGATGTCCATAACCGTATACGGCATGACCAACTAAATCCGAGTGATAAATCATTTTCTTTGTCTGTAGAAGCTATTTTAGTCTCTATGAATTTGGGTTCTACTGGGTGTgctgcatttttaaaagtttatcaaaagaaaTGGAAGGATGCAAACCGAGGAAACATAAAGTTtgagagtaaaaataaaaattggttgtcTCAGGACTTTAAATCTACATACAGTAATAATATATCTAAGCCTGATAATTCTAGTCAATTACATAAGATTGGTGGAAGACCAAGTTGTTCCTTTAAAGTTGCTTCTGACAAAACCAAAAGGAGAAGActtaatgatattataaataatttttctagtGATGAGTTGCTCCACTCAGCAAGGCTTAAATTAAGAAATGAGTATAATTATGAGGCTGCCAAGCAAGTTGCTGAGATATCAGAACCTTCtagtcaatttaaaaagtatacagcTTATGAAGGTCTGGCATTAATTATAGATGGTGGCATGTCAAAATCAACCTACCAACTTATGAGAAATGGAGCTGAAGAACGTGACTGCCATATATATCCTTTATACAACAACATAAGATTGTCCAAAGCTAAGTGCTATCCAGAGAACATCTTTGTTGATGATTATTCAGCACATGTACCACTAcaagaattatttaaacataCAGTAAAAAGACTTTGTGAGGTGCAAGCTCCTGTGATCAGCACAATGCTAGATGGTTTGACCCGGTTGACTTTGCGTTGCAAGGCTGGGTTTGATGGGGCTACTGGGCAAAGCATGTACAAGCAAATTAGTAGTGAGGAAGCTGGAGAtcgtaacttaaaaaaagaagaatctCTGTTCATTACCTGCTTAGCACCACTAGAACTCAGTGGGTTctgtaataacaaaaaagtactATTATGGCGAAATGAAAAGCCATCATCTACTGCATATTGTCGTccaataagattttcttttcaaaatgaaaGCAAAGCAGTTGTTATAGAAGaagcaaaatatttagaatctgaaatcaaaaaatgtggtgtttttaattttacttttaatggaaaGGAACTGGTTGTCAAAAGTATTATTGAACTGACCATGATTGATGGCAAAATTCAAACTATTCTGTCTCATGTGACTGACTCAACTCAATGTTGCTCTGTGTGTGGAGTGTCTCcaaaaaacatgaataactTAGAAATGGTGCTGAAATTGGACAATTCTAAtaatttagaattgaaatatgGTCTTTCTAGCCTGCATGCCTGGATTAGGTTTTTTGAGATGGTATTGCATATTGGATATAAACTAGAAACTCAAAAGTGGCAGTCTAGAGCTATAGaagataaagaaaatgttatgcAAGTGAAGAAACGTATACAGACAGAATTTATGAACCAAATGGGACTAGTTGTGGATTTTCCAAAAAGTGGAGGATCTG GTACCAGTAATGATGGTAACACTGCCCGACGAGCCTTTGCAAACTATCAATCAACTgccaaaattttgaaagtagaTGAAActcttttactttatttttacatcataCTAGTCACTTTATCATCTGGATTTGAAATTGACACTGTCAAATTTAAAGAGTTCTGTATTACTGCTCTTAAACTTTACATATCTAAGTATTCCTGGTATTACATGGCACAATCAGTAcacaaaattttagttcatggcCATGCCATCATTGCTAGACAGTACTTGCCAATTGGACTGATGTCAGAGGAGGCCCAAGAGGCCTGTAACaaggattttaaaaagtttaggaaAGATTTCAGTAGAAAGACTTCCAGAATTGACACAAATCGTGACCTAGTTAACAGGCTACTTGTATCTAGTGATCCTGTCATAACATCATTAAGAAAgtgtcataaaaaaaatggtaagagtttaaaaaataccCCAGTGAAGTTTTGGCTTTGCTGA
- the LOC100212575 gene encoding slit homolog 1 protein isoform X3, with amino-acid sequence MLKSILMVINCIFFYELKFTQSCTMSKSSGLRMLKCSKMNLREFPKDIDNATEFLRLEKNFIEDIPKDFSNILPNLVKIDIAYNHIKTLEANVFSNFKKLNTIQLQDNKITTINNDIFKGLESTTMKLRLTNNSITTIHPNAFSRLYADTDLFLNINNISSLHPETFVDVRWMIHLDLDDNHLNTLPETLFQNQEKLLYLSLRKNSISSLSENTFIGLDSLENIDLSHNKLTSLPSQLFFKNNKLQIINLESNLLTRIPIKLPFSIIEVKLKDNPIVCDCELKAMLLNYQQPSILKDFDNIPCQNHANLTTKQVLQELFCETTTTTSKPILSSVSTLKITSSTENKNPHFESDLGWRTMLAIILSAVVLLVMVVLFIFLYRKCILKTGHQFYNVVQTSTMPRRKGSKKSQNQQGVSKSLDLDEIEQQKNEGWDGTSVAIYRKFEGVI; translated from the exons atgttaaaatcTATACTTATGGTTATCAATTGCATATTCTTCTATGAGTTAAAGTTTACTCAATCATGTACTATGTCCAAAAGTTCTGGTTTGCGAATGCTAAAATGTTCGAAAATGAATCTTAGAGAATTTCCAAAAGATATCGACAATGCAACTGAATTTTT acGTCTGGAGAAAAATTTTATCGAAGATATACCAAAAGACTTTTCCAACATACTGCCTAATCTAGTCAAGAT TGATATTgcatataatcatataaaaactttggaagcaaatgttttttcaaatttcaaaaaacttaacacAAT CCAACTTCAAGACAATAAAATTACTACTATAaacaatgatatttttaaaggattggAGTCAACAACAATGAAGTT gcGATTAACAAACAATAGTATTACAACAATTCATCCAAATGCATTTTCTAGACTTTACGCTGATACAGATTT atttttaaacattaacaaTATATCTTCATTGCATCCAGAGACATTTGTTGATGTTCGATGGATGATACATTT agacTTGGATGATAATCATTTGAATACATTGCCAGAAACTTTGTTTCAAAACCAAGAGAAGTTGTTATATTT AAGTCTTCGTAAAAACTCAATTTCATCATTAAGCGAAAATACATTTATTGGTTTGGATTCATTGGAGAATAT agaTTTGTCACACAACAAGTTGACTTCATTACCATCTCAGTTGTTTTTCAAGAACAATAAACTACAGATAAT taatttagAATCAAACTTGTTAACTCGAATACCAATCAAATTACCATTCAGCATCATTGAAGt GAAGCTAAAAGACAATCCTATTGTTTGTGACTGTGAACTAAAAGCAATGCTTTTAAACTATCAACAACCTTCAATACTAAAAGACTTTGATAATATACCTTGTCAAAACCATGCAAATCTAACTACTAAGCAAGTTCTTCAAGAATTATTTTGtg aaacaacaacaacaacatcaaaacCTATATTGAGTAGTGtatcaactttgaaaataaCGAGTTCAACAg aaaacaaaaatccTCATTTTGAGAGTGATTTAGGTTGGCGTACAATGCTAGCCATTATACTCAGTGCAGTTGTATTGCTTGTTATGGTTGTTTTGTTTATCTTTCTTTATcgaaaatgcattttaaaaactggCCATCAATTTTATAACGTCGTTCa AACTTCAACAATGCCTCGTAGAAAAGGTTCAAAAAAAAGTCAGAATCAACAGGGCGTCTCTAAATCATTAGACCTAGACGAGatagaacaacaaaaaaatgaaggCTGGGACGGAACAAGTGTTGCAATTTACAGGAAATTTGAGGGAGTCATATAA
- the LOC100212575 gene encoding carboxypeptidase N subunit 2 isoform X5 has product MFVYFQGIYRMWRIFSLLLSLKRLEKNFIEDIPKDFSNILPNLVKIDIAYNHIKTLEANVFSNFKKLNTIQLQDNKITTINNDIFKGLESTTMKLRLTNNSITTIHPNAFSRLYADTDLFLNINNISSLHPETFVDVRWMIHLDLDDNHLNTLPETLFQNQEKLLYLSLRKNSISSLSENTFIGLDSLENIDLSHNKLTSLPSQLFFKNNKLQIINLESNLLTRIPIKLPFSIIEVKLKDNPIVCDCELKAMLLNYQQPSILKDFDNIPCQNHANLTTKQVLQELFCETTTTTSKPILSSVSTLKITSSTENKNPHFESDLGWRTMLAIILSAVVLLVMVVLFIFLYRKCILKTGHQFYNVVQTSTMPRRKGSKKSQNQQGVSKSLDLDEIEQQKNEGWDGTSVAIYRKFEGVI; this is encoded by the exons atgtttgtttacttTCAAGGAATATATAGAATGTGGAGAATTTTTTCACTGTTATTATCGCTAAA acGTCTGGAGAAAAATTTTATCGAAGATATACCAAAAGACTTTTCCAACATACTGCCTAATCTAGTCAAGAT TGATATTgcatataatcatataaaaactttggaagcaaatgttttttcaaatttcaaaaaacttaacacAAT CCAACTTCAAGACAATAAAATTACTACTATAaacaatgatatttttaaaggattggAGTCAACAACAATGAAGTT gcGATTAACAAACAATAGTATTACAACAATTCATCCAAATGCATTTTCTAGACTTTACGCTGATACAGATTT atttttaaacattaacaaTATATCTTCATTGCATCCAGAGACATTTGTTGATGTTCGATGGATGATACATTT agacTTGGATGATAATCATTTGAATACATTGCCAGAAACTTTGTTTCAAAACCAAGAGAAGTTGTTATATTT AAGTCTTCGTAAAAACTCAATTTCATCATTAAGCGAAAATACATTTATTGGTTTGGATTCATTGGAGAATAT agaTTTGTCACACAACAAGTTGACTTCATTACCATCTCAGTTGTTTTTCAAGAACAATAAACTACAGATAAT taatttagAATCAAACTTGTTAACTCGAATACCAATCAAATTACCATTCAGCATCATTGAAGt GAAGCTAAAAGACAATCCTATTGTTTGTGACTGTGAACTAAAAGCAATGCTTTTAAACTATCAACAACCTTCAATACTAAAAGACTTTGATAATATACCTTGTCAAAACCATGCAAATCTAACTACTAAGCAAGTTCTTCAAGAATTATTTTGtg aaacaacaacaacaacatcaaaacCTATATTGAGTAGTGtatcaactttgaaaataaCGAGTTCAACAg aaaacaaaaatccTCATTTTGAGAGTGATTTAGGTTGGCGTACAATGCTAGCCATTATACTCAGTGCAGTTGTATTGCTTGTTATGGTTGTTTTGTTTATCTTTCTTTATcgaaaatgcattttaaaaactggCCATCAATTTTATAACGTCGTTCa AACTTCAACAATGCCTCGTAGAAAAGGTTCAAAAAAAAGTCAGAATCAACAGGGCGTCTCTAAATCATTAGACCTAGACGAGatagaacaacaaaaaaatgaaggCTGGGACGGAACAAGTGTTGCAATTTACAGGAAATTTGAGGGAGTCATATAA